The Microbacter sp. GSS18 genome has a segment encoding these proteins:
- a CDS encoding Gfo/Idh/MocA family oxidoreductase, producing MTDTTLASAPAEADTPQVREIGIIMNGVSGRMGYRQHLVRSILAIRDQGGIELADGSKVTVKPLLVGRSAPKLAEIASTHGIEDYTTDLDAALADPRWEIYADFLVTKARATALRKAIAAGKTIYTEKPTAETVDEAVELAKLAQAAGVKTGVVHDKLYLPGLQKLKRLIDSGFFGRILSVRGEFGYWVFEGDWQPAQRPSWNYRAEDGGGIIVDMFPHWNYVMENLFGDVKSVYAQAATHIPTRWDEKGEPYTATAEDAAYGIFELDGGIVAQINSSWTVRVNRDELVEFHVDGTHGSAVVGLFGAKIQHRNATPKPVWNPDLADDHDYDADWAAVPTNDVFQNGFRQQWEEFLESYVLGTEYEFDLLSGARGVLLAEAGLQSDREGRKVELPALSLD from the coding sequence ATGACCGACACGACCCTCGCCTCGGCGCCGGCCGAGGCGGACACCCCGCAGGTCCGCGAGATCGGCATCATCATGAACGGCGTCTCGGGCCGCATGGGATACCGCCAGCACCTGGTGCGGTCGATCCTCGCGATCCGCGACCAGGGTGGCATCGAGCTCGCCGACGGCTCGAAGGTGACGGTCAAGCCGCTGCTGGTGGGACGCAGCGCCCCCAAGCTCGCCGAGATCGCCTCGACGCACGGCATCGAGGACTACACCACCGATCTCGACGCCGCCCTCGCCGATCCGCGCTGGGAGATCTACGCCGACTTCCTGGTCACCAAGGCCCGCGCGACGGCCCTGCGCAAGGCGATCGCGGCCGGCAAGACGATCTACACCGAGAAGCCCACCGCCGAGACCGTCGACGAGGCCGTCGAGCTGGCCAAGCTCGCCCAGGCCGCGGGCGTGAAGACCGGCGTGGTCCACGACAAGCTCTACCTGCCGGGCCTGCAGAAGCTCAAGCGCCTCATCGACTCGGGCTTCTTCGGCCGCATCCTGTCGGTGCGCGGCGAGTTCGGCTACTGGGTCTTCGAGGGCGATTGGCAGCCCGCCCAGCGCCCCAGCTGGAACTACCGCGCCGAGGACGGCGGCGGGATCATCGTCGACATGTTCCCGCACTGGAACTACGTGATGGAGAACCTCTTCGGCGACGTCAAGAGCGTCTACGCGCAGGCCGCCACCCACATCCCCACCCGCTGGGACGAGAAGGGCGAGCCCTACACCGCCACCGCCGAGGACGCCGCGTACGGCATCTTCGAGCTCGACGGCGGCATCGTCGCCCAGATCAACTCGTCGTGGACCGTGCGTGTCAATCGCGACGAGCTCGTCGAGTTCCACGTCGACGGGACGCACGGCTCGGCCGTCGTGGGTCTGTTCGGCGCCAAGATCCAGCACCGCAATGCCACCCCCAAGCCGGTGTGGAACCCCGACCTCGCCGACGACCACGACTACGACGCCGACTGGGCTGCCGTCCCCACCAACGACGTGTTCCAGAACGGCTTCCGCCAGCAGTGGGAGGAGTTCCTCGAGTCGTACGTGCTGGGCACCGAGTACGAGTTCGACCTGCTCTCGGGCGCGCGCGGCGTGCTGCTGGCCGAGGCCGGCCTGCAGTCCGACCGCGAGGGCCGCAAGGTCGAGCTGCCCGCACTGTCCCTGGACTGA
- a CDS encoding dihydrodipicolinate synthase family protein, with protein sequence MSHLTLLSAEGATARVALADAPGYTKPQGPLRSRVAYAAAHVVPKIHADNTPGQPAEVDWDATLDFRRAVYSWGLGVADAMDTAQRNMGLDAAATRDLIARSAQVAREEGGSVVVGVNTDHVDDEHISLDQVIDAYKQQLHFTEEQGAGPVLMASRHLARVAASADDYRHVYREVLQSATVPVVLHWLGTAFDPVLAGYFGADDWQTASEVLLDIIGENADRIAGVKMSLLDAASEVSVRERLPEGVRMFTGDDFNYVGLIGGQDVPQARQPERSPDSPRQHSDALLGAFAAITPVASAAIQALDADDPDRYFEILDPTEELSRQIFAAPTFYYKTGVAFLSWLNGHQRAFQMVGGLHSARSLPHLSRIVELANASGALENPELAAIRWHGMLRLNGIDVPGVIA encoded by the coding sequence ATGAGCCACCTCACGCTGCTGTCAGCCGAGGGGGCGACCGCACGGGTCGCCCTCGCCGACGCCCCCGGGTACACGAAGCCGCAAGGCCCCCTGCGCAGTCGCGTCGCGTACGCGGCTGCGCACGTGGTCCCGAAGATCCACGCCGACAACACCCCCGGGCAGCCCGCCGAGGTCGACTGGGATGCGACCCTCGACTTCCGTCGCGCGGTGTACTCGTGGGGCCTCGGCGTCGCCGACGCCATGGACACGGCCCAGCGGAACATGGGTCTTGATGCCGCGGCCACGCGCGACCTCATCGCGCGCTCGGCCCAGGTCGCCCGCGAAGAGGGCGGATCGGTGGTCGTCGGGGTCAACACCGACCACGTCGACGACGAGCACATCTCGCTCGACCAGGTCATCGACGCCTACAAGCAGCAGCTGCACTTCACCGAGGAGCAGGGTGCGGGACCGGTCCTGATGGCATCCCGTCATCTGGCCCGCGTCGCGGCATCCGCCGACGACTACCGGCACGTGTACCGCGAGGTGCTGCAGTCCGCGACGGTCCCGGTCGTCCTCCACTGGCTCGGCACGGCGTTCGACCCGGTGCTCGCGGGCTACTTCGGCGCCGACGACTGGCAGACGGCATCCGAGGTCCTGCTCGACATCATCGGCGAGAACGCCGACAGGATCGCGGGCGTGAAGATGAGCCTGCTGGATGCGGCATCCGAGGTCTCGGTGCGCGAGCGCCTGCCCGAGGGCGTGCGCATGTTCACCGGCGACGACTTCAACTACGTCGGCCTCATCGGCGGGCAGGACGTGCCGCAGGCGCGCCAGCCCGAGCGCAGCCCCGACAGCCCGCGTCAGCACTCCGACGCGCTGCTGGGCGCCTTCGCGGCGATCACGCCGGTCGCGTCTGCGGCGATCCAGGCGCTCGATGCCGACGACCCCGACCGCTACTTCGAGATCCTGGACCCCACCGAGGAGCTCAGCCGCCAGATCTTCGCCGCGCCGACGTTCTACTACAAGACCGGCGTCGCGTTCCTGTCGTGGCTGAACGGCCACCAGCGCGCCTTCCAGATGGTCGGAGGCCTGCACTCGGCCCGCTCGCTGCCCCACCTGTCCCGCATCGTCGAACTCGCCAACGCCTCGGGCGCCCTCGAGAACCCCGAACTCGCGGCCATCCGCTGGCACGGCATGCTGCGCCTGAACGGCATCGACGTCCCCGGGGTCATCGCATGA
- a CDS encoding PQQ-binding-like beta-propeller repeat protein, translated as MTEKTREPAFDFVLSRRTMLQGTGLGLAGLAFAPDIARAATATVAQPEFLYKGDAGHDPSAVPALDGGSIIVVDTYDVNKTTGSSAYSLSVPDGERQWTYPIPDGPPIVGGFATPLVTAAGIFLASRTQVIALDPATGFQLWAKDYTVTETDGCPLVDLGTQIAFLAEGGALVVLEQEDGGEAWTLVLSSVAQPIDPDAPHGVPVGTSDGVCVVWGGHLFQVQFEGLVAHAHGIPGTVVPTLVPGLGELYYVTRHADGEKARVVALSTATWTETWSIEAASDIDYSVPTVANGVLYVGDSSGTFFAVTVGQSDVTGGAKSILWTASPGDDLSDGRIVISDGFAYVAGQASSGAKIIAIPLSPSTAGSAHTPVRIDAGFTGAAIVGVDSSVCYFSKTDKSARIKIQGVNLAGLFAQFLTESQLMADHYAAASAAGDGATQRPTPSNPTYRTQVLCVHPNKSPRAGSTVKIWASERTTVTIGDRSHKIGPGDPLWTRTDGMGELSLTSVAGGLSAPALYMWAPFMQEHEAMVVYPDQDTLGAVASVSGQDLLNLSDFSGAKPIADAGYTSDKATDLATTLKNTMGDTTASLAAVQAGTSPSYIAFAGTASNLAFQSTVGPADRPYRQTSGAWYTDFDGAIATYHDGTPPAELMASFTKHRKNGFDRFIDNVVHGHRKIRRIIWTAEKDAKHLVKQIHDDAGDWYNLVVDTVEKAATVVAGIFKTVIDDIDKVVEAFCQLFDWANIVARSQKISTSITTAISTLQSGLKTQASDFTTWVSGNQNASTAQAIADTTNTTAGGQQDFGNPQAFYGMHGAKSYCSSRWASGKVSHGSDGASPSVGADALAALESHAASFKQHFESAISEIEPILRADAAKLDSELKETFHTLERLVSHPSQYADLALSELLQSVVDLAELLFTAVVLIAETVLDALVDLVDDVLGILGTALHIPVLTEVFEALVPNGEKLTCLNLASLLIAIPTEIVIATADESGLGDDEKLSDGQYAFVFASIAYTAADVAIDLTDGKKLEKNILALGTYGALALAEIGIGFGLQVEQYGGTALWDIMQAAQLIPLAMIIAPLAVRPSDAIPGETTDFEYIAVVIQGFYAVFTSIASGMAYSSGVSGFAGGLTLAGNLLTYVPPAFAWAPLANEAVGSAVLAGIDGVGDLGSMATTIASWGTE; from the coding sequence GTGACCGAGAAGACCCGAGAGCCCGCCTTCGACTTCGTCCTGTCGCGTCGCACCATGCTGCAGGGCACGGGGCTCGGCCTCGCGGGGCTCGCGTTCGCGCCCGACATCGCGCGCGCCGCCACCGCGACCGTGGCGCAGCCGGAGTTCCTGTACAAGGGCGACGCCGGTCATGACCCGTCGGCGGTCCCGGCCCTCGACGGCGGCTCGATCATCGTCGTCGACACCTACGACGTCAACAAGACGACGGGGTCGTCCGCCTACAGCCTGTCGGTGCCCGACGGTGAGAGGCAATGGACCTACCCGATCCCCGACGGCCCGCCGATCGTCGGCGGTTTCGCGACGCCACTCGTCACCGCCGCCGGGATCTTCCTCGCCTCGCGCACGCAGGTCATCGCGCTCGACCCGGCGACCGGTTTCCAGCTGTGGGCGAAGGACTACACCGTCACCGAGACCGACGGCTGCCCGCTCGTGGACCTCGGGACGCAGATCGCGTTCCTCGCCGAGGGCGGAGCGCTCGTGGTGCTCGAGCAGGAGGACGGCGGCGAGGCCTGGACGCTGGTGCTCTCGTCGGTGGCGCAGCCGATCGATCCCGACGCCCCGCACGGCGTTCCGGTGGGCACATCCGACGGGGTCTGCGTCGTGTGGGGCGGCCACCTCTTCCAGGTCCAGTTCGAGGGCCTCGTCGCGCATGCCCACGGCATCCCGGGCACGGTCGTTCCCACTCTCGTGCCGGGCCTCGGTGAGCTGTACTACGTGACCCGCCACGCCGACGGCGAGAAGGCCAGGGTCGTCGCGCTCAGCACCGCGACCTGGACCGAGACCTGGTCGATCGAGGCGGCATCCGACATCGACTATTCGGTGCCCACGGTGGCCAACGGCGTGCTCTACGTCGGCGACTCGTCCGGCACCTTCTTCGCGGTGACGGTCGGGCAGTCCGACGTCACCGGCGGAGCGAAGTCGATTCTCTGGACGGCCAGCCCGGGCGACGACCTCTCCGATGGTCGCATCGTGATCTCGGACGGCTTCGCCTACGTCGCCGGGCAGGCATCCAGCGGCGCGAAGATCATCGCCATTCCGCTCTCGCCCAGCACCGCGGGCTCCGCCCACACGCCCGTGCGCATCGACGCCGGCTTCACAGGTGCCGCGATCGTCGGCGTCGACTCGAGCGTCTGCTACTTCAGCAAGACCGACAAGTCCGCGCGGATCAAGATCCAGGGTGTGAACCTCGCGGGCCTGTTCGCGCAGTTCCTCACCGAGAGCCAGCTCATGGCGGATCACTACGCAGCCGCATCGGCCGCGGGTGACGGCGCGACCCAGCGCCCGACGCCGAGCAACCCGACGTACCGGACTCAGGTGCTGTGCGTGCACCCCAACAAGAGCCCCCGCGCCGGCAGCACGGTCAAGATCTGGGCATCCGAAAGGACGACCGTCACGATCGGCGACCGCAGCCACAAGATCGGTCCCGGAGACCCGCTCTGGACGCGCACGGACGGGATGGGCGAGCTGAGCCTGACCTCCGTCGCCGGTGGGCTGTCGGCCCCGGCGCTGTACATGTGGGCGCCCTTCATGCAGGAGCACGAGGCGATGGTCGTCTACCCCGACCAGGACACGCTCGGCGCGGTCGCTTCCGTCTCCGGTCAGGACCTGCTGAACCTCAGCGACTTCTCCGGCGCGAAGCCGATCGCCGATGCCGGCTACACCTCCGACAAGGCGACCGACCTGGCGACGACGCTGAAGAACACCATGGGGGACACGACGGCCTCCCTGGCCGCTGTGCAGGCCGGGACGTCGCCCTCCTACATCGCATTCGCGGGCACCGCCTCGAACCTCGCGTTCCAGTCCACCGTCGGGCCGGCCGACCGCCCGTATCGCCAGACCAGCGGCGCCTGGTACACCGATTTCGACGGGGCCATCGCCACGTACCACGACGGCACGCCGCCAGCGGAGCTGATGGCGAGCTTCACCAAGCACCGGAAGAACGGGTTCGACCGCTTCATCGACAATGTCGTCCACGGCCACCGCAAGATCAGGCGCATCATCTGGACCGCCGAGAAGGATGCCAAGCACCTCGTCAAGCAGATCCATGACGACGCAGGCGACTGGTACAACCTGGTGGTCGACACCGTCGAGAAGGCCGCGACGGTGGTCGCGGGCATCTTCAAGACCGTCATCGATGACATCGACAAGGTCGTGGAGGCGTTCTGCCAGCTGTTCGACTGGGCGAACATCGTCGCCCGCTCGCAGAAGATCTCGACGAGCATCACGACGGCGATCTCGACGCTCCAAAGCGGGCTGAAGACGCAGGCTTCGGATTTCACGACCTGGGTGAGCGGCAACCAGAACGCGTCGACAGCCCAGGCGATCGCCGACACGACGAACACGACCGCCGGCGGTCAGCAGGACTTCGGCAACCCGCAGGCCTTCTACGGCATGCACGGGGCGAAGAGCTACTGCTCCTCGCGCTGGGCATCGGGCAAGGTGTCGCACGGCTCAGACGGCGCGTCCCCCTCGGTGGGCGCAGATGCCCTCGCCGCTCTCGAATCGCATGCCGCGAGCTTCAAGCAGCACTTCGAGAGTGCCATCTCCGAAATCGAGCCGATTCTGCGTGCAGACGCGGCGAAGCTGGACAGCGAGCTGAAGGAGACCTTCCACACGCTCGAGCGCCTCGTGTCGCACCCGTCGCAGTACGCCGATCTCGCGCTGTCGGAGCTCCTTCAGAGCGTGGTCGACCTGGCCGAGCTGCTCTTCACCGCCGTGGTCCTCATCGCCGAGACGGTGCTCGACGCACTCGTGGACCTCGTCGACGACGTCCTGGGCATCCTCGGCACGGCTCTCCACATCCCGGTGCTGACAGAGGTGTTCGAGGCCCTCGTACCCAACGGCGAGAAGCTCACCTGCCTCAACCTGGCGAGCCTTCTCATCGCGATCCCCACCGAGATCGTGATCGCGACCGCCGACGAGAGCGGCCTCGGCGACGACGAGAAGCTCTCGGACGGGCAGTACGCGTTCGTCTTCGCGTCGATCGCGTACACGGCCGCGGATGTCGCGATCGACCTCACCGACGGGAAGAAGCTCGAGAAGAACATCCTCGCGCTGGGGACCTACGGGGCCTTGGCGCTCGCCGAGATCGGCATCGGCTTCGGCCTGCAGGTGGAGCAGTACGGCGGGACCGCATTGTGGGACATCATGCAGGCCGCGCAGCTCATCCCACTGGCGATGATCATCGCTCCACTGGCGGTCCGGCCGAGCGACGCCATCCCCGGGGAGACCACCGACTTCGAATACATCGCCGTCGTCATCCAGGGGTTCTACGCCGTGTTCACGTCGATCGCGTCCGGCATGGCGTACAGCAGCGGTGTCTCCGGGTTCGCGGGTGGACTCACCCTCGCGGGCAACCTGCTCACGTATGTCCCGCCGGCGTTCGCCTGGGCGCCGCTGGCGAACGAGGCGGTCGGGAGCGCGGTGCTCGCGGGCATCGACGGAGTCGGGGACCTCGGCTCGATGGCGACGACGATCGCCTCGTGGGGAACCGAGTGA
- a CDS encoding LacI family DNA-binding transcriptional regulator: MRASIRDVAMAAGVSVGTVSNVLNRPDAVSAAKAERVMNAINDLGYIRNDAARKLRAGVSTTVGFVVLSGQNPFFNEVVRGAEDEASQRGIAVLLGNTDEDVARERMYLDLFEEQQVRGVLIAPHGDVTARLRRLRDRGIPAVLVDRFSGDGRFSSVSVDNVAGGRAAAAHLIETGRRRLAFVGGPFDLHQVSDRLAGARAAVDNASEPVSLEVIPTQATSVEEGVAAGRRILARPRREWPDALFAANDLVALGLLQSLVVGDRMLVPREMALIGFDDIAFAAAAAVPLSSLRQPSRMIGRTALRVLLEEAADLDSVPRQTVFQPEIVVRASTSPA, translated from the coding sequence GTGCGGGCAAGCATCCGCGATGTCGCCATGGCGGCGGGAGTGTCGGTGGGGACGGTGTCCAACGTCCTGAACCGACCCGACGCCGTGAGCGCCGCCAAGGCCGAGCGCGTCATGAACGCGATCAACGATCTCGGCTACATTCGCAACGACGCGGCCCGCAAACTGCGCGCCGGTGTCAGCACCACCGTCGGATTCGTCGTTCTCAGCGGGCAGAACCCGTTCTTCAACGAGGTCGTCCGCGGCGCCGAGGACGAGGCATCGCAGCGCGGCATCGCGGTGCTGCTCGGCAACACCGACGAGGACGTCGCCCGCGAGCGGATGTACCTCGACCTCTTCGAGGAGCAGCAGGTCCGGGGCGTCCTCATCGCGCCGCACGGCGACGTGACGGCGCGCTTGAGAAGGCTGCGCGATCGCGGCATCCCCGCGGTGCTCGTCGATCGCTTCAGCGGCGACGGGCGGTTCTCGAGCGTGTCGGTCGACAACGTCGCGGGCGGCCGCGCCGCGGCCGCCCACCTCATCGAGACAGGGCGACGACGTCTGGCGTTCGTCGGCGGCCCGTTCGACCTGCACCAGGTGAGCGATCGGCTGGCCGGAGCGCGCGCGGCCGTCGACAACGCCTCGGAGCCGGTCTCGCTCGAAGTCATCCCCACACAGGCGACGAGTGTCGAAGAGGGCGTCGCAGCGGGCCGGCGCATCCTCGCTCGGCCGCGGCGGGAATGGCCCGATGCGCTGTTCGCCGCGAACGACCTCGTGGCGCTGGGACTCCTCCAGTCCCTCGTCGTGGGCGACCGGATGCTGGTCCCGCGCGAGATGGCGCTGATCGGGTTCGATGACATCGCCTTCGCGGCCGCGGCGGCCGTGCCGCTGTCGTCGCTGCGCCAGCCCAGTCGCATGATCGGCCGGACGGCGCTGCGCGTCCTGCTCGAAGAGGCCGCCGATCTCGACAGCGTCCCCCGGCAGACCGTCTTCCAGCCGGAGATCGTCGTGCGCGCATCGACCTCGCCTGCCTGA
- a CDS encoding family 78 glycoside hydrolase catalytic domain, translating to MRNLLKATLVTTGVVALAAPLGATAASAAPPAERFTVDVGGLSVNGREDQPIDLGSSRPLFGWSMSAEEEPGNPCFDGSVRGTCALDAQTGYEIEAAATVAALESGDLLWDTGKVESSQQLNVVYGGAEALESRDTVAWRVRVWDALGNPSEWSDPSTFTVGLLLQDDWGDAQWIEQAGRTESDPLPMFARQFELAPGKEVDKATFFVSGAGLHYATVNGQSITEEHLAPGNTNYQLSTEYRAYDITSELVEGENALGVELGNGTAYVRRSIHNEEVGRTSPYAWWQSQIKGSGELVAPVEAGATNVKLSSTSNYHVGGTINIDTGDGGDDLELRVITEIGDPGVDGTGISFEPGLDAAHPEGALVTASGNNIAETDPSAGAAVTPRMIGRLEVTYTDGSSDVIVTDRSWRAASSALVTDAWYSGEDYDARREQVGWNEPGADLTDAAERRDGSSVNWTSAGIAPPPNLATKLIAREGEGIYEAERFTPQSITNPADGVWVFDFGQNFAGFAQLDLPELPEGTIVKVKPAESLNEDGTVNQGSLGPGGRGRDLFNSYITAGLDGGESRTPMFNYFGMQWVQIEGLPAGYEPSADIITGIRLMAATPDVGTFDSSNERINRINKMAYYSMASQIFSTFTDCPGREKQSYPADYTMPMDGFHRFFEFDAYMRTTQHHLVEGQSIADSYMFGNVALKTPVHDWGYTRRFGDEINWGNGIILVPAFLYEYYGDTETMARYYDQMVNFVDYIQREKADGDIVEGALADWVSAEQTSGFITGTWGYYVMMTKMVMMAELTGHDEDAATFAQKVEEIKTAYNDAFLNTELGYYTADGNDGTDGATQGAQALALDAGLVPDEYRDSVLQRLVDDVKAFGPDDGPHFSAGTIGLAATVRQLTDNGYGDVLFDALQTDTEPGYGYFMESTTANPGGFTTIGERWSRGSSKNHMILAQIVEWFQTGLVGIDRAAGSVGYDELVFKPQPAGDLTWVEGSFETPRGVASTRWDKTDESFTLTIEVPANTSAEVWVPTGGDQAVLTPNRATFERIEGEFAVYSVGAGTFTFVAAENGYGAIDEAVQAFVEDGALSEQLADNLSSFLAKALEASAEGDAQVADSMLRSFLNQIENANSSRASDEAKAELAEMAAALQALLREEGGIPVDR from the coding sequence ATGAGGAATCTGCTCAAGGCGACGCTCGTCACGACGGGTGTCGTCGCCCTCGCCGCACCGCTCGGGGCGACCGCCGCGTCGGCGGCTCCGCCGGCCGAGCGCTTCACCGTCGACGTCGGCGGCCTCAGCGTCAACGGCCGCGAGGATCAGCCGATCGACCTCGGCAGCTCCCGACCGCTGTTCGGCTGGTCGATGTCGGCCGAGGAGGAGCCGGGCAACCCGTGCTTCGACGGCTCGGTGCGCGGCACGTGCGCGCTCGACGCGCAGACCGGCTACGAGATCGAGGCGGCCGCTACTGTGGCCGCGCTCGAGTCCGGCGATCTGCTGTGGGACACCGGCAAGGTCGAGTCCTCGCAGCAGCTCAACGTGGTCTACGGCGGCGCCGAGGCGCTCGAGTCGCGCGACACCGTCGCGTGGCGCGTGCGCGTGTGGGACGCCCTGGGCAACCCCTCGGAGTGGAGCGACCCGTCGACCTTCACGGTGGGCCTGCTGCTTCAGGACGACTGGGGCGACGCGCAGTGGATCGAGCAGGCGGGCCGGACAGAGTCCGACCCACTGCCGATGTTCGCGCGCCAGTTCGAGCTCGCGCCGGGCAAGGAGGTCGACAAGGCCACCTTCTTCGTGTCGGGTGCGGGTCTGCACTACGCCACGGTGAACGGGCAGAGCATCACCGAGGAGCACCTCGCTCCCGGCAACACGAACTACCAGCTGTCCACCGAGTACCGCGCGTACGACATCACGTCGGAGCTGGTCGAGGGTGAGAACGCGCTCGGCGTGGAGCTCGGCAACGGCACGGCGTACGTGCGCCGTTCGATCCACAACGAAGAGGTCGGCCGGACGTCGCCGTACGCATGGTGGCAGAGCCAGATCAAGGGCAGCGGCGAGCTCGTGGCCCCGGTCGAGGCCGGCGCCACCAACGTCAAGCTCTCGAGCACCTCGAACTACCACGTCGGCGGAACGATCAACATCGACACCGGCGACGGCGGGGACGACCTCGAGCTGCGGGTGATCACCGAGATCGGAGACCCCGGCGTGGACGGGACGGGCATCTCGTTCGAGCCTGGTCTGGACGCGGCGCACCCCGAGGGCGCGCTCGTGACCGCATCGGGCAACAACATCGCCGAGACCGACCCCAGCGCGGGCGCGGCCGTGACGCCGCGGATGATCGGCCGCCTCGAGGTGACGTACACCGACGGCTCGAGCGACGTCATCGTGACCGACCGCTCGTGGCGCGCAGCGTCGAGCGCGCTGGTCACCGACGCTTGGTACTCCGGTGAGGACTACGACGCCCGCCGCGAGCAGGTGGGCTGGAACGAGCCGGGCGCCGACCTGACCGACGCCGCCGAGCGCCGCGACGGATCGAGCGTCAACTGGACCTCGGCCGGCATCGCGCCGCCGCCGAACCTCGCGACCAAGCTGATCGCGCGCGAAGGCGAGGGCATCTACGAGGCCGAGCGGTTCACGCCGCAGTCGATCACCAACCCCGCCGACGGCGTGTGGGTCTTCGACTTCGGTCAGAACTTCGCCGGGTTCGCGCAGCTGGATCTCCCCGAACTGCCCGAGGGCACGATCGTGAAGGTCAAGCCGGCGGAGAGCCTCAACGAGGATGGCACGGTGAACCAGGGCTCGCTCGGCCCGGGTGGACGAGGACGCGACCTGTTCAACTCCTACATCACCGCCGGGCTCGACGGTGGCGAGTCGCGCACGCCGATGTTCAACTACTTCGGCATGCAGTGGGTGCAGATCGAGGGTCTTCCGGCCGGCTACGAGCCGTCGGCGGACATCATCACCGGCATCCGCCTCATGGCGGCGACGCCGGACGTCGGGACCTTCGACTCGTCGAACGAGCGCATCAACCGCATCAACAAGATGGCGTACTACTCGATGGCCTCGCAGATCTTCTCGACGTTCACCGACTGCCCTGGTCGTGAGAAGCAGTCGTACCCGGCGGACTACACGATGCCGATGGACGGCTTCCACCGGTTCTTCGAGTTCGACGCGTACATGCGCACGACCCAGCACCACCTTGTGGAGGGTCAGTCGATCGCCGACTCGTACATGTTCGGCAACGTCGCCCTGAAGACTCCCGTCCACGACTGGGGCTACACGCGCCGGTTCGGCGACGAGATCAACTGGGGCAACGGCATCATCCTGGTTCCGGCCTTCCTGTACGAGTACTACGGCGACACCGAGACGATGGCGCGGTACTACGACCAGATGGTCAACTTCGTCGACTACATCCAGCGCGAGAAGGCCGACGGCGACATCGTCGAGGGCGCACTGGCCGACTGGGTCTCCGCCGAGCAGACCTCGGGCTTCATCACCGGCACGTGGGGCTACTACGTCATGATGACCAAGATGGTCATGATGGCCGAGCTCACCGGCCACGATGAGGACGCCGCGACGTTCGCGCAGAAGGTCGAAGAGATCAAGACCGCGTACAACGACGCGTTCCTGAACACCGAGCTGGGCTACTACACGGCCGACGGCAACGACGGCACCGACGGGGCGACCCAGGGTGCGCAGGCGCTGGCGCTCGACGCGGGGCTCGTCCCCGACGAGTACCGCGACAGCGTGCTGCAGCGTCTCGTCGACGATGTGAAGGCGTTCGGTCCGGACGACGGTCCGCACTTCAGCGCCGGCACGATCGGCCTCGCCGCCACGGTCCGCCAGCTCACCGACAACGGCTACGGCGACGTGCTGTTCGACGCGCTGCAGACCGACACCGAGCCCGGATACGGGTACTTCATGGAGTCGACGACCGCCAACCCCGGTGGCTTCACCACCATCGGCGAGCGGTGGTCGCGCGGCAGCTCGAAGAACCACATGATCCTGGCGCAGATCGTCGAGTGGTTCCAGACCGGACTGGTCGGCATCGACCGGGCCGCGGGATCGGTCGGCTACGACGAGCTGGTGTTCAAGCCCCAGCCCGCCGGCGACCTGACCTGGGTCGAGGGCAGCTTCGAGACGCCTCGCGGCGTGGCGAGCACCCGTTGGGACAAGACGGACGAGAGCTTCACGCTCACGATCGAGGTCCCGGCGAACACCTCGGCCGAGGTCTGGGTGCCCACCGGTGGTGACCAGGCCGTGCTCACCCCGAACCGTGCGACCTTCGAGCGCATCGAGGGCGAGTTCGCGGTGTACTCGGTCGGCGCGGGAACGTTCACGTTCGTCGCCGCCGAGAACGGCTACGGTGCGATCGACGAGGCCGTGCAGGCCTTCGTCGAGGACGGTGCTCTGTCCGAGCAGCTCGCCGACAACCTGAGCTCGTTCCTCGCCAAGGCCCTCGAGGCCTCGGCGGAGGGTGACGCGCAGGTGGCCGACAGCATGCTGCGGTCGTTCCTCAACCAGATCGAGAACGCCAACTCCTCGCGGGCATCCGATGAGGCGAAGGCCGAGCTGGCAGAGATGGCCGCCGCGCTGCAGGCCCTGCTCAGAGAGGAGGGTGGCATCCCGGTCGACCGGTGA